The Centroberyx gerrardi isolate f3 chromosome 19, fCenGer3.hap1.cur.20231027, whole genome shotgun sequence genome has a segment encoding these proteins:
- the LOC139908387 gene encoding elongation factor 1-alpha-like has translation MAKEKIHINIVVIGHVDSGKSTTTGHLIYKCGGIDKRTIEKFEKEAAEMGKGSFKYAWVLDKLKAERERGITIDIALWKFETTRYYVTIIDAPGHRDFIKNMITGTSQADCAVLIVAGGVGEFEAGISKNGQTREHALLAFTLGVKQLIVGVNKMDSTEPPYSQKRFEEITKEVSAYIKKIGYNPATVAFVPISGWHGDNMLEGSDKMSWFKGWKIERKEGNASGTTLLEALDAILPPSRPTEKPLRLPLQDVYKIGGIGTVPVGRVETGILKPGTVVTFAPANVTTEVKSVEMHHESLTEANPGDNVGFNVKNVSVKDIRRGNVAGDSKNDPPQEAGHFTAQVIILNHPGQISQGYAPVLDCHTAHIACRFNELKEKIDRRSGKKLEDNPKFLKSGDAAIVEMTPGKPMCVESFSDYPPLGRFAVRDMRQTVAVGVIKGVEKKVGGSGKVTKSAQKAGKK, from the exons ATGGCAAAGGAAAAGATCCACATCAACATCGTGGTCATCGGCCATGTCGACTCCGGCAAGTCCACCACCACCGGCCACTTGATCTACAAGTGCGGAGGAATTGACAAGAGAACCATTGAGAAGTTTGAGAAGGAAGCCGCTGAG ATGGGCAAGGGCTCCTTCAAGTACGCCTGGGTGCTGGACAAGCTGAAGGCTGAGCGTGAGCGTGGTATCACCATTGACAttgctctgtggaagtttgagACCACCAGGTACTACGTGACCATCATTGATGCCCCCGGACACAGGGATTTCATCAAGAACATGATCACTGGAACCTCTCAG GCTGACTGCGCCGTGCTGATTGTTGCCGGTGGTGTGGGTGAGTTCGAGGCCGGAATCTCCAAGAACGGCCAGACCCGCGAGCACGCCCTGCTGGCCTTCACCCTCGGTGTGAAGCAGCTCATCGTTGGCGTCAACAAGATGGACTCCACCGAGCCCCCTTACAGCCAGAAGCGCTTCGAGGAGATCACCAAGGAAGTGAGCGCCTACATCAAGAAGATCGGTTACAACCCCGCCACCGTGGCCTTCGTCCCCATCTCTGGATGGCACGGAGACAACATGCTGGAAGGCAGCGACAAG ATGAGCTGGTTCAAGGGATGGAAGATTGAGCGCAAGGAGGGTAATGCCAGTGGAACCACCCTGCTGGAGGCCCTGGATGCCATCCTGCCCCCCTCCCGTCCCACTGAGAAGCCCCTCCGTCTGCCCCTGCAGGACGTCTACAAAATTGGCG GTATTGGAACTGTCCCCGTGGGCCGTGTGGAGACCGGTATCCTGAAGCCTGGCACAGTTGTCACTTTCGCCCCCGCCAACGTGACCACTGAGGTCAAGTCTGTGGAGATGCACCACGAGTCTCTGACTGAGGCTAACCCCGGAGACAACGTCGGCTTCAACGTGAAGAACGTGTCCGTCAAGGACATCCGCCGTGGAAACGTGGCTGGAGACAGCAAGAACGACCCTCCACAGGAGGCCGGCCACTTCACCGCCCAG GTCATCATCCTGAACCACCCTGGCCAGATCTCTCAGGGTTACGCCCCCGTGCTGGATTGCCACACCGCCCACATCGCCTGCAGGTTCAACGAGCTCAAGGAGAAGATCGACCGTCGTTCCGGCAAGAAGCTTGAGGACAACCCCAAGTTCCTGAAGTCTGGAGACGCCGCCATCGTCGAAATGACCCCTGGCAAGCCCATGTGCGTGGAGAGCTTCTCCGACTACCCTCCCCTCG gtcGTTTTGCTGTGCGTGACATGAGGCAGACCGTGGCCGTCGGTGTCATCAAGGGCGTCGAGAAGAAGGTTGGCGGCAGTGGAAAGGTCACCAAGTCCGCACAGAAGGCCGGCAAGAAATGA